The following is a genomic window from Calliphora vicina chromosome 5, idCalVici1.1, whole genome shotgun sequence.
TATCTTTTTATGGCAACAAAatcctttaaatttaaaactttcttCTCTCTTCTCCAGGTTCTCTCATCATCAAAAACTGGAAACCCATACCGCTAGAAAACATATCCGATAATCCTGTCGTTCCCGTATGTGATATTATAGGAGAACTAACATCTGTTGTCACATTACGTATTGTTATATTGCGCTGTAAACCTTCACCGTTTGGTGAAATAAAAGATAAACTTTTAAAGTTGCTCGTACTGCAGTCACATGCTGTTCTCAGATCTACTGGTTGCCCTTTAGATGAGGTAAGTCTTCTGCTCTaacaaaatttcttatacataaTCTATGCAAAAAGTTTAAGATTCccaaaatagcaaaaacaaaaaaaaacactaattaaaatcttataaattatgctttttgttttaaacataacaaaaaatgcgtacatacatataaaatcaaaacgaATGAAAGAATAAAACATTTTCGATAAAcctcttaaaattaaaatccgCCCTCATCACTTGCTCTTTTTGCCATGTATGAGTGCGAGAgactttttaatagttttctgttgtttttgaagaaaaaagttactttttttttgtaatattttgtcttttgttaaatatttataatccttaaatgtcttttttgtaatgaattttaaTACTTTAGAACATGAGAAAAGCTACAATAGTCGTATGAGTGTGTCTACACATACTCCTGCTTTGTAGcttatttttacagtttttttgtcTTAActgggagttttttttttaagttggaAATATCCAACTTGTTGTTGAGCATATTATaatagttttcttttgttttaagataaaatcgtagttatttattagaatttttaatgatgtctttaatatttattttaagttaaaatatatGTCTACTACACATTTacttcttaattttattttatgaaattaattatCATTTATGATGACAATAGTCAGAATTAGAATTGAATAATGGAGGAATATGGATAAAAACTTCAAGCTTTCCAACAAAaccagaaattggaaaaaataatcaGTGCTTTTTTATAgctgattcaaattttaaataaaacaagttcgAGTTCGTTAGGATAGCTAgaggaaaatatttttccagaaagctttaaattttccaaaaatctgTTTGACACTTGACAGTTCAGAGTTAGTTAAGTTGAGCTTTACTCGAGACTAAAACGCGATTTTATTGTTGAAcagtatttcaaataaaaccaaccaaataaaactaaaaccatCCTAAGACCATTTTTAACTTGATGGCTTTGTTAGTTGTCAAAACTGCCGCATTTGGGGTTTCAAAAAACTACATCTGACTGTTTAAAACAAACTTGGCGCTATTTGGTGCGAATATTAATCTAAAGGCATCAttcttcaaaatatctcaatcaGTGAAAGTTATTGGTGATGGATATTCAGCATAAAATGCAACAAAGCCCGTGAAACTATTCAATTACTGCAGCATACTTTTCCTGACCGTATACTCTCTCCATTCGGTGATCAGAATTGCTCTCGTAGATCGTGTGATATAACACCATTGGATTTCTTTTTTATGGAGTTCTTTGAAGTCAAACGCTTGGCATACAAGCCAACAATCGCAAGTGTATTGAAGGAGGAAACATTTATGCAAATTGTGTTAGAAAATTTCGAAAAGAGAGTGCATGGAGGAAATAAAAGCctcgaaacaaatttttattgttttcagaaaaaaatttcatcggATTAAATTCCGTATCTTTTCTACATGTCAAATACAtcgacgcacagtggcgcctgtagaacaagtgagcttgcaaaaatttcatgtgccccttaaaaaatattgaataaaccaaTTTTACAGTAAACTGACCAACGATTTCTAATGTCGAATCTTATTAgtatcagatttttggttcagaagatataccCCTtaaaagttgactgattttcagttttcaaaaaacagaccatttttatgtaatttaataaactttcaaatgcagtatctcgaaaactatgttattttattatctatcaaatgcatttttaattttttgattatctcgttttgttcaaaagttatttttagtATGGAAAAATTCCAAACATGTATGGAACACAACTTCAGCTCTCTCGTCTGGCTTTGCATCCTCTCAAACCAATTATTACTGTTCTGGATATATCCAACAAATAGCTCGGACAATATTATTCTTAAGCAACTGGTTCGGCTTTGGATTATCCACACAGCATCAATCTTTAACGGCGGTTGGTTAACTTGGTTGTGATAGCTCATAACATGATGTTTAAAATCTTTGGCGCTCACTGCTGAACGACTTCATAGATAGAGTCTAAAGAGCAAAATTTCTTTTCACAAACTGTTAGAACCCAAAGAGAAGTGAATGTTTTTTCTCCATCTTAGCAATCCAGCAGTTAATCATGTAACGAATGTATcacttatagacagtaattgtctaagtaattgtaatttgaaatgtatgtatatggttactttatacattccatgTAATCTATTGTGAAGCCAATATTCACTTAACTgactctaagtaacctagagtgtagtcactttaaacgttttgtgagtaattacAAACTGTACAAAAGTACAAAATTGTttcatacaaattgtgttgatataattctaatatggtttattttcattttgcttAAGTACACTAACATCCCAAGTAacctagcatgaagtcaattgtctccttagtgtctcttagtaatctagagagtagtcactttaaacccatggtaggcgttcatattgttcaggttacgatgattttcgtcaaacaacccgaatgtgaacaaaagagcgtaaaaatacacacaattcattcagtttcttgatgttgttgtggatattttattttttacccaaaagagcacacaaattaaatgcctctttttgcctaccaatgctttaaacgcttatttttatactgcactttagaaagtagttattttacccactaGTAGCAATCTATTAGGGTATTGTTGTagaaaggtttgtttacaagcaatagGTTATTAGACTGTCTATGAtgtgtctttttaactgactatttgggGTTCTAGCTACCGCTTGCACACGTACAGGTTAAATTAACTAGTTGTATAGcagatcaagtaaccagttaggtaactACAAAGGTAACTGAATTTaagtaaccggtatgtgaaacCAATGCGTTGAATACTGtttcattgtaatccaaaatgGTCATCTAAGCAGGGGTCATGCTTAGGACATGAACTTAGCTAGTTCTGTAACTATATGTCACCCTAAataataggtaaaatcactagttaggGACAGTTTTCTAGAAATACTGGGAAGACACTCAATATTTACCCTCatgcttttttataatttccctATACATTTTATGCTAAATCCCCCTTTAAataatctttgaatttttataaaaataccatttgATTGATTActttaaatggtttaaaatattctacttagtttgttaaaaattacttatttattgataactttcaaatatatttatatagaaaaagacaacaaaacaaatattaatgccTTGTAACGTATTTATGGAACCTCTTTTCCTAATCATATGACGCCATAAAAATGATAATTCTTTAATGAGCGGACATtataaatcattataaataataaacagacaataaaaacaaatgcacttcttagttttttttttgcaaagaactgatttaaaataaaaaacaatattgaaaattttgttcaaatattaaaaaaaaataataatcatgtgataaacacttaaaaaatgttggttagtaattacaccaaaaatatctataaaaaaataagactTAAGAGCTAATACACTCATTAAGGTGAGTAAAAACTAATTATAAATCACGATGACACCttcaaaataaatgtgaatTAGTGTACAGTGTACTCGTAAGTATTATGTAGTACGTAAAATAAGTACAGGGTTGTGGTTTTTATTCATTGTCAATGGAggtttaagtgatttttcaaaatcgCCAAAGCCCTCTTGTAGAAGTGTTTGTGTAACTAATCATGCATATGTTTGAATGTAGATGTTTAGTGGAGTGATGATAACAGTGACCAACAAAATAGTGTTATCTATTGCTCATCAAGTGAttacaaatagttttttgtttttttttttttaataatattttgtatgcaGCAAATACCCCTTGTTAATCTTTGTATCTATttggacaaatattttttagtacttttccCTTGTTATCAAATGATCTTGATGAAAAACTGCATTTTGAAATAATACTTCTATAATACATACattgttttttactttttgtatttttgatttataaatattttgcaatcaattttatttgatttcatttacATTTATATAAACACTCAtagtatattgtatatttttatggCTTAGTGAATCCCAGGCACTTGAGAGTTTTATTATGGTAAAGCGTTTTGTCATGTACAATTTAACTGTGATTTTTATGGCGTCAACTTAGTAATCACACAAAAAGGGGGTTtgcatagatttttgtttaacaataataatatagaCGTAGACACTCGTAAGTAGTTATACATATTGGGCCAAATGGATTTGGAAGTTTAGCAAATTGCTACGTGCAGATGTTGCTGTATACGGTATCTTTGTTTCAGTCTACCACTTTATCTCTCTATTATAAGTTGAGGGATTAAATTGCTAAGGGATTTGCAGAaagtatttgatttttttccaatattcagttatatatatatatgaattttataaatatttaagctcTGACAACAGGTATTaagttaacaaaattatttgaaaaaaaaaataaaataaatgataataTAGGGAACATCATTGGTATTAGTTAATCAAGTTTCAATGAAATGATATTTTGCACGTATTGTGTGattgataataaaataaatggaaataacTTCAaggatttcataaaaatttaatgaactcACTTTAACATAATTCCATGCTAGTCAGAAACAATAAACGGCAGAGTAGAAGCTTAAATACCCTGTAAAAATTGATGGTAAAATTTCAGAATTCTAtggagagatttttttttaaatttttaagtaaaattataaatttgttagacgtttctccacataattaatgataattaAAAAAGGGTTCGTCTGAAACGAAGGAATTATTTGAATCGAATgaagaacactaactactcaattttatgtatatcaaacaaaaaattaaaattttgggaaaatgagccaattcacttaattgtgaataaattctcattttattcctattatatgtagctttgcgacaaagtaataaatctgaaaaatatttgccgttttcgatttttcatgattttttgaaaacaaaaaaatttacgattttctcgtaaaaaataaattttttgtttaaatttcttattataactccgaaactactgagcccattgaaacgcaatatatatatgaaaatttgtacatagcacggggaaaatgtttccaaaactcaagcaatcgaaagaagaacactaactactcaattttatgtatatcaacaaaaaatttaaattttgtgaaaatgatccaattcacttaattgtgaataaattccaaaataagaaatagatttttatgctcgatatctcattttgttcctattacatgtggctttgcgacaatgtaataaatctgaaaaatatttGCCGGTTTCGATttatcaagattttttaaaacaagcaAATTTGCGATTTtctcgtaaaaaatatatttttttgcttaaatttgttattataactccgaaactactgagcccacTGAAACTCAATCtatgtatgaaaatttgtatatagtatggggaaaatgttttcaaaactcCAGCAATCGGAAGACGAACATTAACATAACATTGttattgtatgtatatcaaagaaaaaactaaaattttgtgaaaatgagcgaattcacttaattatgaataaattcgaaaagaatcaatcaatatttattaccgatattttattttgttgctatatgaatgtggctttgcgacaaagtaatatatttgaacaatttttatcgttttcgaatttttattatttttttaaaacaaaaaattagctttttcacctaaaaaaaataaatttttttcttcaatttgttattataactccgaaactactgagcccacTGAAACTGAATACATGTATGAAAATTTGTGCTtagtatggggaaaatgttttcaaaattcaattaatcggaagaagaacactaactactcaattttatgtatatcaaacaaaaaattaaaattttgtgaaaatgagccaattcacttaattgtgaataaattccaaAAGACTCAATCAATATTTATAactgatattttattttgtttctatatgcatgtggttttgcgataatgcaataaatttgaataatttcagacgtttttgatttttcatgattttaaaaaaaaaataatttgcaattttcatctaaaaaaaatatatttttttaattcaatttgttattataactccgaaactgctaaggcgattgaaacgcaatatatatatgcaaatttgtacatagcatgggaaaaatattttcaaaattcagttaATCGAGAGAAGAATATAAACTACACAATTTAATTATATCTAACAAAATACtaacattttgtgaaaatgagcgaattcacttaattgtaaataaattcgaaaggaatcaatcgatatttattaccgatattttattttgtttctatatacatgtggctttgcaacaaagtaataaacttgaaccatttttgtcgttttcgatttttcatgtttttttaaaacaaaaaaatttgctattttcacctaaaataaattttttgcttcaatttgttactaTAACACCGAAGCTACTAAGCCAATTAAATAATGGCGGACTAACCCCTTTTgtgttatcattaattatgtggagcaACGTCTAATAAAATTTctgattttacttaaaaatttagaaaaaaatctatccatagaattaaaaaattttaccatttttgtacttatatAGTACATGATGATCAAATTTATACATGGATTCGGTTTGACCGACAAttctttatttctaatttttatattttatatatattaacaaaaattattcttCTTTTCCAGGTAACCCTCTCACAAATCTGTCGCAGCTCCTATCAAAATCCATTCGCCTTCCCCGGCGGTGATATACCCGAAGATTTACGTCGCAAATTCGATCAATGGTGGTCGAATCAATTAACACCACAAAGCAACATGGGTCCCAAACTCTTGCCCTTCATGAATGCTCCTCCCACGGGCGTCAGCAACGAGATGGAACACAATATGGGTACAGCAGCTTTGGCGGCGGCTGCAGCAGCAGCTGCTGCGGCACAAGCAGGTCTACATGCCGCCACCACAGTTGGCTCAAATGTGGCGAGCAGTATTAGTGCCAGTCGCGaatcattattattaaatgaCTCTAGTAGTCATCATGCCGGTGCAGTTATACCAGGAACCGCAGGTGGTCATCATGCCAGTATGATGGTGCATCCGGCCATGCATGCTAGCATGCATCATCATGCCAATTTGGCGGCTCACACACAGTTCTCCAATCAAAAGACACGCATGCGTACAAGTTTTGATCCGGAAATGGAATTGCCACGTTTACAGAAATGGTTTCAGGAAAATCCCCATCCCTCTAGACAGCAAATACAAGCCTATGTGGTGCAACTAAATGCTTTAGAATCACGTCGTGGCAGAAAACCCTTAGATGTTAACAATGTTGTGTATTGGTTTAAAAATGCTAGGGCAGCCCAAAAACGAGCAGAGATGCGAGGTGGATTTGGTGCCATGCATGTGGCCATGAATGGTTATATGGGTCAGCATAATCAATTGGGCCAGACTTCTGGCGGCAGCAGTACTGGCAGCATGAGCAGTCAACAGCAAATGATGGGTTCTAGCATGGGTAATCTATCGCTATCGAATGATTTCATGAAGAGCCCCTTAAGCTTAAAATCAGAAGATATTGATAATATGTCTCAGCATTCAGATGATATGGATGAGGACAACTCACGACCCAATTCGCCACAATTACCTTTATCTCTAACCATACACGAAAGACATCAAACTCCACCCGATTTGGATACTAAAGAGTTGAATACAGAAATGCTTAACAAAAGCTCTCTAATAGATGACAATAGTTCGGATGAAAAATCTGGTTTATTAAATGAATCCCAAAATGAACGTGCCTTATCGCGTAGTTTTGAGGATAGAGACAAATTTACCAACgataaaaacaaaagcaatgATGAGGTGGACAACACCGAAAATGCCGCCAATGAAGAGGCTCCACGGTCGCAGCAGGAAAATGAGACCAATAACAATTCTTCCAATTCACTGAATAACAATCAATCGGGCCATGATCTAACGCACTCACAGTCACGTCCCTCTTCGCCCAAAAATGCCTCTTCCAAAGAAGACGATGAAGATCTCGATAtggatgacgatgatgatgagaaCGACACCAGTCATCTAGAGGATTTCCGTTCACCCTCACCGGACATGAGTAATGCCATGGTGGCAGCTCAACGTAAAGACTTACCTTTTCCCATGGTGCCAAACAGTATGTTCCAACAGTCGTTTATGTATATGAGTCATTATATGCCAGGTTTTGGTCAGGCTGCTGCCGCTGCTGCTCATCCACATGCAGCGGCTGCTGCTCATCATGCTGCCGCAGCTGCTGCGGCCGCTGGCATGCAACCGAATGCCTTGATGGGCGGCGGGGGCTTGAATTTATCCAGTATTTCGAATGAGGAGAGACGCAAAAGAAATCGCACATTCATAGATCCAGTCACTGAGGTGCCAAAGTTGGAGCAATGGTTTGCCATGAATACACATCCTTCGCATAGTTTGATTTTGAAGTATACCGAAGATTTGAATACGATGCCCTATAGGTGAGTTTGttgaaagatatttttttttctctaaaatatgaacttaaaattagggccttaaattttattatcgagataaaataatattgagaGATTTGAAAACAGAAACGAGAGCTTTAAGCGTAGTttgaatttaaagtattttgtaCTAAACGTACTTAAAAATAAAGCAGATTAGTACTAAAACAAATTTCcagtattaaaaaaacttaatactAAAATGGCCTaatactaaaagtacttagtactaaaagtacttagtactaaaagtacctagtactaaaagtacctagtactaaaagtacttagtactaaaagtacctagtactaaaagtacctagtactaaaagtacttagtactaaaagtacctagtactaaaagtacctagtactaaaagtacttagtactaaagtacttagtactaaagtacctagtactaaaagtacctagtactaaaagtacctagtactaaaagtacctagtactaaaagtacttagtactaaaagtacctaGTACTAAAATGGCCTAATACTAAatgtacttagtactaaaagtacctagtactaaaagtacctagtactaaaagtacctagtactaaaagtacctagtactaaaagtacctagtactaaaagtacatagtactaaaagtacctagtactaaaagtacctagtactaaaagtacatagtactaaaagtacttagtactaaagtacctagtactaaaagtacctagtactaaaagtacctagtactaaaagtacctagtactaaaagtacctagtactaaaagtacctagtactaaaagtacctagtactaaaagtacctagtactaaaagtacttagtactaaaagtacctagtactaaaagtacctagtactaaaagtacttagtactaaaagtacttagtactaaaagtacttagtactaaaagtacctagtactaaaagtacctagtactaaaagtacctagtactaaaagtacctagtactaaaagtacttagtactaaaagtacctagtactaaaagtacttagtactaaagtacctagtactaaaagtacctagtactaaaagtacctagtactaaaagtacctagtactaaaagtacctagtactaaaagtacctagtactaaaagtacctagtactaaaagtacctagtactaaaagtacttagtacttaaagtacttagtactaaaagtacttagtactaaaagtacctagtactaaaagtacctagtactaaaagtacctagtactaaaagtacctagtactaaaagtacctagtactaaaagtacttagtactaaaagtacctagtactaaaagtacctagtactaaaagtacttagtactaaaagtacttagtactaaaagtacctagtactaaaagtacctagtactaaaagtacttagtactaaaagtacctagtactaaaagtacctagtactaaaagtacttagtactaaaagtacctagtactaaaagtacctagtactaaaagtacttagtactaaagtacctagtactaaaagtacttagtacttaaagtacttagtactaaaagtacttagtactaaaagtacctagtactaaaagtacctagtactaaaagtacttagtactaaaaaaaaagtacttagtactaaaaaaaaagtacttagtactaaaagtacctaGTACTAAAGTTACTTTGTACTAAAAGTACTAAAGGTACttggtactaaaagtacttagtactaaaagtacttagtataaaagtacttagtactaaaagtacttagtactaaaagtacttagtactaaaagtacttagtactaaaagtacttagtactaaaagtacttagtactaaaagtacttagtactaaaagtacttagtactaaaagtacttagtactaaaagtacttagtactaaaagtacttagtactaaaagtacttgtCATTAAAAATAGTATTCAGTACTAAAAAATAGTACATAGTACTACAAATTGTACCCAGTACTAAAATTAGTATTCAGTACTAAAATTAATACTCAGTACTAAAATAAGTACTCAGTACTAAAATTAGTACTCAGTACTAAAATTAGTACTCAGTACTAATATTAGCACTCAGTATTAGTATTCAGTACTAAAATTAGTACTCAGTACTAATATTAGTACTCagtatttaaaatagtttttagcactaaaaatagtatttagtactaaaaatagtactcagtGTTAAAATTAATACTCAGTACTAAAATTAGTAATCGGTACTAAAATTAGTACTTGGTACTAAAATTAGTACTCGGAACTAAAATTAGTACTCGGTACTAAAATTAGTACACAGCACTAAAATTTGTACTTACTACTAAAATTAGTACGCAGTACTAAAATTAGTACTcagtactaaaattaaaaaaagtagtattctgTACTAAAAATAGTAGTTAGTAATTAGTACTAATTTAGCTAAAACTTTactaataatttacatttttttcctttttctcaTTACAGACAAAAGTTTCCCCGCTTGGAAAGCAAAAACGTACAATTCTGGTTTAAGAATCGTCGGGCCAAATGTAAACGCCTTAAAATGTCGCTGTACGATACCAATCAATGTTCCCAACTAACCGGACTCAATTCTTTTGTACATAAATATGATGAGCGTGATTAAGTTTTCACAAAAACACATTTACAAGGCAATATTGTTGatacaatttaaatagtttttattttttttttgcaaaattaaaaaaaaaagaaaaacacactaACAAAAtcatatcagaaaattttatttttattattgtattatgaaatatatatccatacatacatatgtatttataataaatttttattcttttgtctttttaaatttaaaacaacaaaacaacaaaaaatccagCCAATTTTATAGTATTTAGTATTAAATTAATTGTAATACTGTAATTACAACTTGTTAAATACCATATAaaacaagttttaatttttaatcgtaatatacaacaaaaacacacacacatatgacaaataattaaaaaaaaatgtttataaaatctaaaaaaaaaatatttaaacaaaaatttaaaactaattctATGGACAAAACCCCAGTTAAAAATGCTTAAAagcattaaatttaatttaaaatctaaaaaaaaactaaataaaactttaaaatgtagtaaataaataatttttaaaaaaatcttatagcAAATAATTAAGCAACCAAAGATggcatttgaattttattttgtattcaagatttaaatgaaagaaaatcaatcacataattattaatatacttagtttctttttataattttagtcataattaaatcatgccttatttgtttttaagtttaattaagTTCTGTTAAAAACTAACTAATTGCAAAAACTTTTTGATAAAGAAATTCCCAAGTTCCCTTGAAAAATTCTTTGCAAAAACTTAttattgttttactttttctctTTTGGTATATAATgcctattttatgaaataataattaagtttgtctttatgttttaaataaaatttttatcacaaTACCCTCAATCCTTTTTAATgattacaacaaaaacaaaaaaactgtattaATTTCCCACTTATACATAAATGCaatcacacatacatacacatgtatttGTACAATTAACtctgtattgaaaaaaataattaaaaaaatacaatacttTCGTACATGGCAATTATCCGATTAATTAGTTAATAAGTATTAttagtgttttaatttttctcccCCCATTCTTAGTCTCTCAATTacatgaataataaataaatttctctactactatataaatatatttaaataaaaataaaaacaaaatattatgattattataataaaaaagcaaccacaatgtatttataagaattataaatcaattaattttattaaatcggattaaacataaaaaaataataaaaga
Proteins encoded in this region:
- the dve gene encoding uncharacterized protein dve isoform X1, whose translation is MDFQSAMETFAEAWVAANAGQQSQALALTRVANAAAAAAAANAKSPTADNMHPDVVVKREHSLTPPPPPALPSLPPPSTTTNNATSSSTRHSPTSNTTTNAQNSTNTNTNPDECQSIATLQHNRRPSLQGVQDKLAQLQQLQQQHQHHHQQQQQQQQLQQTNDEQLQRSPRFSSSNLSATLNTTPSPRHELVHTPTHNLTANANPTTSSQNSSTPKLTTDRDDHHHSHPHQLQQQQHQQQLQQQQRSTDTHTPRVLGSITCLPPSALNAVAAAAAAQQQQQQQQQQHQQQQLQPTDKLLASPAASAMEQRKDFDVTKVNSKSLPLHCVVESVHSLQASLTIDQRSPWKRRPNVETDSYVIIAAATPWSEIVQTALQRLGYSQETSSTARGSLIIKNWKPIPLENISDNPVVPVCDIIGELTSVVTLRIVILRCKPSPFGEIKDKLLKLLVLQSHAVLRSTGCPLDEVTLSQICRSSYQNPFAFPGGDIPEDLRRKFDQWWSNQLTPQSNMGPKLLPFMNAPPTGVSNEMEHNMGTAALAAAAAAAAAAQAGLHAATTVGSNVASSISASRESLLLNDSSSHHAGAVIPGTAGGHHASMMVHPAMHASMHHHANLAAHTQFSNQKTRMRTSFDPEMELPRLQKWFQENPHPSRQQIQAYVVQLNALESRRGRKPLDVNNVVYWFKNARAAQKRAEMRGGFGAMHVAMNGYMGQHNQLGQTSGGSSTGSMSSQQQMMGSSMGNLSLSNDFMKSPLSLKSEDIDNMSQHSDDMDEDNSRPNSPQLPLSLTIHERHQTPPDLDTKELNTEMLNKSSLIDDNSSDEKSGLLNESQNERALSRSFEDRDKFTNDKNKSNDEVDNTENAANEEAPRSQQENETNNNSSNSLNNNQSGHDLTHSQSRPSSPKNASSKEDDEDLDMDDDDDENDTSHLEDFRSPSPDMSNAMVAAQRKDLPFPMVPNSMFQQSFMYMSHYMPGFGQAAAAAAHPHAAAAAHHAAAAAAAAGMQPNALMGGGGLNLSSISNEERRKRNRTFIDPVTEVPKLEQWFAMNTHPSHSLILKYTEDLNTMPYRQKFPRLESKNVQFWFKNRRAKCKRLKMSLYDTNQCSQLTGLNSFVHKYDERD
- the dve gene encoding uncharacterized protein dve isoform X2, producing MIEEAKSLPLHCVVESVHSLQASLTIDQRSPWKRRPNVETDSYVIIAAATPWSEIVQTALQRLGYSQETSSTARGSLIIKNWKPIPLENISDNPVVPVCDIIGELTSVVTLRIVILRCKPSPFGEIKDKLLKLLVLQSHAVLRSTGCPLDEVTLSQICRSSYQNPFAFPGGDIPEDLRRKFDQWWSNQLTPQSNMGPKLLPFMNAPPTGVSNEMEHNMGTAALAAAAAAAAAAQAGLHAATTVGSNVASSISASRESLLLNDSSSHHAGAVIPGTAGGHHASMMVHPAMHASMHHHANLAAHTQFSNQKTRMRTSFDPEMELPRLQKWFQENPHPSRQQIQAYVVQLNALESRRGRKPLDVNNVVYWFKNARAAQKRAEMRGGFGAMHVAMNGYMGQHNQLGQTSGGSSTGSMSSQQQMMGSSMGNLSLSNDFMKSPLSLKSEDIDNMSQHSDDMDEDNSRPNSPQLPLSLTIHERHQTPPDLDTKELNTEMLNKSSLIDDNSSDEKSGLLNESQNERALSRSFEDRDKFTNDKNKSNDEVDNTENAANEEAPRSQQENETNNNSSNSLNNNQSGHDLTHSQSRPSSPKNASSKEDDEDLDMDDDDDENDTSHLEDFRSPSPDMSNAMVAAQRKDLPFPMVPNSMFQQSFMYMSHYMPGFGQAAAAAAHPHAAAAAHHAAAAAAAAGMQPNALMGGGGLNLSSISNEERRKRNRTFIDPVTEVPKLEQWFAMNTHPSHSLILKYTEDLNTMPYRQKFPRLESKNVQFWFKNRRAKCKRLKMSLYDTNQCSQLTGLNSFVHKYDERD